The Drechmeria coniospora strain ARSEF 6962 chromosome 02, whole genome shotgun sequence genome has a segment encoding these proteins:
- a CDS encoding NADH-ubiquinone oxidoreductase 17.8 kDa subunit, with the protein MFAARRRAGQIAHRLQRTTRSYASDAHSHHKPAEVNESFGKGSIATVGLFFGGVLFYQFTPKKDEESSLTNFISKYTSRAEDWEEINALHTKAMEQAGFDRNLFENASNKHRFVDVAYPEAFQSHAPRNIQAGHLMHLDSVVEHYRQQHLKDEDRKAKKLAAQKE; encoded by the exons ATGTTCGCCGCACGACGGAGGGCCGGCCAAATTGCCCACCGGCTGCAGCGGACGACTCGAAGCTACGCCTCCGATGCCCACAGCCATCACAAACCCGCCGAGGTCAACGAGTCGTTCGGG AAAGGATCCATCGCCACCGTTGGGCTGTTCTTCGGCGGCGTGCTGTTCTACCAGTTTACCCCCAAGAAGGACGAGGAATCGTCTTTGACCAACTTTATCAGCAAGTATACCTCACGGGCAGAAGACTGGGAAGAGATCAACGCGCTGCATACGAAGGCTATGGAGCAGGCCGGCTTTGACCGCAATCTGTTCGAGAATGCCTCCAACAAGCACAGATTCGTTGACGTCGCATACCCCGA AGCTTTTCAGTCACACGCGCCGCGGAATATCCAAGCCGGTCATCTCATGCACCTCGACAGTGTCGTGGAGCACTACAGGCAGCAGCATTTAAAGGACGAGGATCGTAAGGCGAAGAAGCTTGCGGCGCAAAAGGAGTAG